A region from the Cellvibrio sp. PSBB006 genome encodes:
- a CDS encoding amidotransferase, with the protein MRIHSLQHVPFEDIGSMAQDFGQAGYTVSTTHWYRGDATPSIDDLDVLVVMGGPMGVYDEQEFPWLRAEKALIKAAIDAGKTVMGICLGAQLIACVCGAKVKPNKHREIGWFPLTLQAPEDPIARLLDGQTVFHWHGDTFDLPEGAIWLASSEACPHQAFRLGDNVFGFQFHLETTPASAAALIKHCASDLDGSPYVQDAETMEKHTADFARINQVMSAVLHEILRKSWSAVL; encoded by the coding sequence ATGCGTATTCATTCATTGCAACATGTGCCTTTCGAAGACATCGGGAGTATGGCACAGGACTTCGGTCAAGCGGGTTACACCGTGAGCACCACACACTGGTATCGCGGCGACGCTACGCCCTCCATCGATGACCTGGATGTTCTGGTGGTAATGGGCGGGCCGATGGGTGTTTACGATGAGCAGGAATTTCCCTGGCTGCGCGCGGAAAAAGCGTTGATCAAAGCGGCCATTGATGCCGGGAAGACGGTCATGGGTATTTGCCTGGGCGCCCAACTGATTGCCTGTGTTTGTGGAGCCAAGGTCAAACCCAACAAGCACAGGGAAATCGGCTGGTTTCCCTTGACCCTGCAAGCACCGGAAGACCCGATCGCGCGTTTGCTCGACGGACAAACCGTCTTCCATTGGCATGGCGACACCTTCGATTTACCCGAGGGCGCTATCTGGTTGGCCAGCAGCGAAGCCTGTCCGCACCAGGCCTTCCGCTTGGGAGATAACGTGTTTGGCTTCCAGTTTCATCTGGAAACAACACCGGCTTCCGCGGCCGCACTGATAAAACATTGCGCATCCGACCTGGATGGTTCGCCCTATGTGCAGGACGCAGAAACAATGGAAAAACATACCGCCGACTTTGCGCGGATCAATCAGGTAATGTCCGCCGTGCTGCATGAGATTTTGCGTAAAAGCTGGTCAGCGGTTCTTTAG
- the cysZ gene encoding sulfate transporter CysZ — protein sequence MLNGNPANALNYLTRGASLLVRPGLKRFVLVPLLVNLVLFVVATVALVHVYRDLLTQLVEWMPEWLAFVAWILWLLFAFLLLVVYGYTFNIITNLVAAPFYGILAEKIEQELTGKEPTSESLSALIPRTLARELTKLWYFISRGCLVLLVLIVLWFIPVVNLASAFISVLWAAWCMSVQYIDYPADNHQLEFREMRRRLNAESLTSYTFGGLVMAGSMIPLVNIFMMPIAVAGATIYWVEELSIKEFN from the coding sequence ATGCTTAACGGAAATCCTGCCAATGCCCTGAATTATCTGACGCGTGGTGCCAGCTTGTTAGTGCGCCCCGGCTTAAAACGCTTTGTGCTGGTTCCGCTGCTGGTGAATCTGGTTTTATTTGTTGTGGCAACCGTCGCGCTGGTTCATGTCTATCGCGATCTGCTAACGCAATTAGTGGAATGGATGCCGGAGTGGCTGGCATTTGTCGCGTGGATTTTATGGTTGTTGTTCGCGTTTTTGTTGCTGGTGGTGTACGGCTATACGTTTAACATCATCACCAATCTGGTCGCCGCGCCCTTTTACGGCATACTCGCCGAGAAAATCGAGCAGGAATTAACGGGCAAGGAACCTACATCAGAAAGTTTATCGGCATTGATTCCGCGCACTCTGGCAAGAGAGTTGACCAAACTCTGGTATTTCATCAGTCGCGGGTGCCTTGTGTTATTAGTTCTGATTGTGCTGTGGTTTATTCCGGTGGTGAATCTCGCTTCGGCATTTATCAGTGTGTTATGGGCCGCCTGGTGTATGTCAGTGCAATATATTGATTACCCTGCGGATAACCATCAACTTGAATTTCGCGAGATGCGTCGTCGGTTAAATGCTGAGTCATTGACCAGCTACACCTTCGGCGGTCTGGTAATGGCGGGCAGCATGATTCCTCTGGTTAATATTTTCATGATGCCGATTGCCGTGGCGGGTGCGACTATTTATTGGGTGGAGGAGCTATCCATCAAGGAATTCAATTAG
- a CDS encoding response regulator, which produces MKRILIVEDSEMVMRVLRHLIQNTLPYEAFYATSLAQAKALCEEQADGFFAALVDLNLPDAPNGEVVDFTLGKKIPTIVLTGSYDEQRREQLFSKGIVDYVTKEGRYAYSKAIELFQRLEKNEQIKVLVVDDSDMSRKYVANLFKRHLFQVLEAVDGMDAIKVLLEHPDIKLLITDYNMPRMDGFELVKNLRYKYDKTDLIMIGVSGESSEALSAKFIKHGANDFLRKPFHPEEFYCRVIHNLELMEQVALLDYNADRDPLTGLYHRSYFFRSAQELQNQAREKSTPLALAVLNIDGFALINQRFGNQGGDLVLQHVASLLYEMLDRFLLCRAGGDEFFVLLPGLDNEKAVSLISKIRQLVAAAPVVVQGESFCCNFSAGVTNQISTSIDEQLNQAIKFLQLAKESSGGMVVGDDEEVTD; this is translated from the coding sequence ATGAAAAGAATTCTAATTGTTGAAGACAGCGAGATGGTGATGCGTGTATTGCGCCACCTGATACAAAACACCTTGCCCTACGAGGCGTTTTACGCAACCAGCCTGGCCCAGGCAAAAGCATTGTGCGAAGAGCAGGCGGATGGTTTTTTCGCGGCGCTGGTCGATCTGAATTTACCCGATGCACCGAATGGCGAAGTGGTGGATTTTACGCTGGGCAAAAAAATTCCCACCATCGTGTTGACCGGCAGTTACGACGAGCAACGTCGTGAGCAATTGTTCAGCAAAGGCATTGTCGATTACGTTACCAAAGAAGGGCGCTACGCTTACAGCAAAGCCATTGAACTGTTTCAGCGGCTTGAGAAAAATGAGCAGATTAAAGTGCTGGTTGTGGATGACTCCGACATGTCACGTAAGTATGTGGCCAACCTGTTCAAACGCCATTTGTTTCAGGTGCTGGAGGCTGTTGATGGAATGGATGCGATCAAAGTGCTGCTTGAGCACCCCGATATTAAATTGCTGATCACTGACTACAACATGCCGCGTATGGACGGTTTCGAGCTGGTCAAAAACCTGCGTTACAAATACGACAAAACCGATTTGATTATGATCGGTGTCTCCGGTGAGAGCAGTGAAGCGCTATCAGCAAAATTTATCAAACACGGCGCCAATGATTTTCTGCGCAAACCTTTCCATCCGGAAGAATTCTACTGCCGCGTGATCCACAACCTGGAATTAATGGAGCAGGTTGCGCTGCTGGATTACAACGCTGATCGTGACCCCTTGACGGGTCTGTATCATCGCAGTTATTTCTTCCGTAGCGCGCAGGAATTGCAAAACCAGGCACGGGAAAAATCTACCCCTCTGGCCTTGGCCGTGTTGAATATCGATGGCTTCGCATTGATTAACCAGCGCTTCGGTAACCAGGGTGGCGATTTGGTTTTGCAACATGTCGCTTCACTGTTATATGAAATGCTGGATCGCTTTTTATTGTGTCGCGCGGGCGGCGATGAGTTCTTTGTGTTGTTGCCGGGCCTGGATAATGAAAAGGCGGTTTCGCTCATCAGCAAAATACGCCAGCTGGTCGCGGCGGCACCCGTGGTTGTTCAGGGAGAGTCTTTCTGTTGCAATTTCAGCGCGGGCGTCACTAACCAGATAAGTACCAGTATTGATGAGCAACTGAATCAGGCAATCAAATTCTTGCAGCTGGCTAAAGAATCCAGTGGCGGCATGGTGGTTGGTGATGACGAAGAGGTTACTGACTGA
- the rhlB gene encoding ATP-dependent RNA helicase RhlB, producing MIGKLFKKLIGTGEQPPSSAKPVKASAGGAGHHSRNQRGDKVDKHPGAVDSSKADGHKKSRSRRRKGGQGRKPESEQGTTVAAENQGQRQHSRKRAEPATPAELWDISQFDVPPMEGKSRFHDFDLAPELMHGIADLGFQYCSPIQAQSLPHALKGSDVVGKAQTGTGKTAAFLTVIIDDLLKNPITEKRYAGEARALVIAPTRELVIQIADDAKALCKHTDLKIHTLVGGMDYTRQQRHLHNELVDILVATPGRLLDFCGNKDVYLDQLEVLVIDEADRMLDMGFIPQVRQIVRQAPRREDRQTLFFSATFTDEVRHLVDQWTFKPVTVEIQPESVATDSVTQHVYLSSTEEKYTLLYNLIQQDDVESMIVFANRRDECRDLQDKLQRHGIKAGLLSGEIAQNKRVSTLDAFKKGTIKVLVATDVAGRGIHISGISHVVNFTLPEEPEDYVHRIGRTGRAGKTGTSISFACEDDAFRLEPLQALLGKEIKYEQPPAQLLLMTPELPPGPRRQRPDGQRSRSRSSGNRSRSPRA from the coding sequence TTGATTGGTAAATTGTTTAAGAAATTGATAGGCACCGGCGAGCAGCCTCCAAGCTCAGCCAAACCCGTCAAAGCGTCAGCCGGTGGTGCTGGCCATCATTCACGTAATCAACGCGGTGATAAAGTAGATAAGCATCCGGGCGCGGTAGATAGCAGCAAAGCTGACGGTCATAAAAAATCTCGTTCACGTCGTCGCAAGGGTGGACAGGGGCGCAAACCCGAATCGGAGCAGGGCACCACTGTGGCCGCGGAAAACCAGGGGCAGCGCCAGCATTCCCGCAAGCGTGCAGAACCCGCTACACCGGCCGAGCTTTGGGATATCAGCCAGTTTGATGTTCCCCCGATGGAGGGCAAAAGCCGCTTTCACGACTTTGATCTGGCCCCGGAGTTGATGCACGGTATCGCGGATCTCGGTTTTCAGTATTGCTCTCCGATACAGGCGCAATCCCTGCCTCACGCACTGAAAGGATCGGATGTCGTCGGCAAGGCGCAAACCGGAACCGGAAAAACTGCGGCCTTTTTGACGGTCATTATTGATGACTTACTGAAGAACCCGATTACCGAGAAACGCTACGCCGGTGAAGCGCGAGCATTGGTCATTGCGCCGACGCGGGAACTGGTTATCCAGATTGCCGACGATGCGAAAGCCTTGTGCAAGCACACTGACCTGAAGATCCACACCTTGGTCGGCGGCATGGATTACACGCGTCAGCAACGCCATCTGCACAATGAACTGGTGGATATCCTGGTGGCAACGCCGGGGCGTTTGCTGGATTTTTGCGGCAATAAAGATGTTTATCTGGATCAGCTGGAAGTGCTGGTGATCGACGAGGCGGATCGCATGCTGGATATGGGTTTCATCCCGCAAGTGCGCCAGATTGTGCGCCAGGCACCGCGCCGGGAAGATCGCCAGACACTGTTTTTCTCGGCCACCTTTACCGATGAAGTTCGTCACCTGGTTGATCAGTGGACCTTTAAACCGGTCACGGTGGAGATTCAACCGGAAAGCGTGGCGACGGACTCGGTCACCCAGCATGTCTACCTCTCCTCAACGGAAGAAAAATACACCTTGCTCTATAACCTGATCCAGCAGGATGACGTGGAGAGCATGATTGTGTTTGCCAACCGTCGCGATGAGTGTCGCGACCTGCAGGACAAGCTCCAGCGCCACGGTATCAAGGCCGGTCTGCTGTCTGGTGAGATTGCCCAGAACAAGCGCGTATCCACGTTGGATGCCTTCAAAAAAGGCACCATCAAGGTATTGGTCGCTACCGATGTCGCGGGTCGGGGTATCCATATCAGCGGTATCAGCCACGTCGTGAATTTCACTCTGCCGGAAGAACCGGAAGACTACGTCCACCGTATTGGTCGCACTGGCCGCGCCGGTAAAACCGGTACGTCCATCAGCTTTGCCTGTGAAGACGACGCCTTCCGCCTTGAGCCTTTGCAGGCTCTGCTGGGCAAGGAAATCAAATACGAACAACCGCCGGCACAATTGCTGTTGATGACTCCGGAACTTCCGCCAGGGCCTCGCCGCCAACGGCCCGACGGCCAACGCTCGCGGTCGCGCAGTTCCGGTAATCGCAGCCGCTCCCCGCGTGCCTGA
- a CDS encoding VIT family protein, with protein MYHREHHRIHRNGWLRAAVLGANDGIVSTASLLVGVASAQATQNDIVIAGVAALVAGAMSMAAGEYVSVSSQADAEEADLNQEKHELETNQLAEHKELADIYIERGLDAPLARQVAHQLMQHDALGAHARDELGISDITRARPLLAAMSSALAFSLGALMPLLMAVFTDLQYLIPVVAVVSLLCLATLGGLAARVGGGKVLRAVFRVTFWGALAMGLTAGIGRVFGVML; from the coding sequence ATGTACCATCGTGAACATCATCGAATCCATCGTAATGGCTGGTTGCGTGCGGCCGTGCTCGGCGCGAATGACGGTATTGTTTCTACTGCCAGTTTGTTAGTGGGAGTTGCCTCGGCGCAAGCAACTCAAAACGATATTGTGATTGCTGGTGTGGCAGCTCTGGTCGCCGGTGCTATGTCCATGGCAGCCGGTGAATATGTGTCGGTGAGTTCGCAGGCCGATGCGGAAGAGGCAGATCTGAACCAGGAAAAGCATGAGCTGGAAACCAATCAGCTCGCCGAACATAAGGAACTGGCGGATATTTATATCGAGCGCGGACTGGATGCGCCCCTCGCACGGCAGGTCGCCCATCAATTGATGCAACACGATGCGCTCGGCGCTCATGCCCGCGATGAATTGGGTATTTCTGATATTACCCGCGCGCGCCCTTTGCTGGCGGCTATGTCGTCAGCTTTGGCGTTTTCCCTGGGTGCCCTGATGCCGTTATTGATGGCGGTGTTTACCGACCTGCAGTATCTGATTCCGGTGGTGGCGGTAGTATCTCTGTTATGTCTTGCAACCTTGGGTGGACTTGCAGCGCGAGTTGGCGGTGGCAAAGTCTTACGTGCTGTGTTTCGTGTGACCTTCTGGGGCGCCCTGGCGATGGGACTGACGGCGGGTATCGGGCGCGTGTTTGGTGTGATGCTCTAA
- a CDS encoding CBS domain-containing protein, translated as MKNLTVYTVDAIDHLVQPDEFDDVTPESSALTILTDFKEHRPHVVEAHITAVEAADLMHQENIKFKLVVDRHNEFVGLISIEDLSDQSILLTQVANGAGRDEVLVADLMHHRESIRAINYDEFKRSSVADIIYTLQRHGQQYYIVVDRDQHHIRGVVSSTEISRRLHTPVYVERQPSVADILSLVRG; from the coding sequence ATGAAAAATTTAACGGTTTATACGGTTGATGCCATTGATCACTTGGTGCAACCCGATGAGTTTGATGATGTAACGCCAGAGTCTTCTGCGTTGACCATTCTTACCGATTTCAAAGAGCATCGTCCGCATGTTGTCGAGGCGCATATCACGGCTGTTGAAGCAGCGGATTTAATGCATCAGGAAAATATTAAGTTTAAGTTGGTGGTGGATCGACACAATGAGTTTGTTGGTTTGATCAGCATTGAGGATCTGTCTGACCAAAGCATTCTGTTAACGCAAGTTGCCAACGGTGCAGGTCGCGATGAAGTCCTGGTTGCTGACTTGATGCATCACCGCGAATCCATTCGCGCAATTAATTACGACGAGTTCAAACGCTCCAGTGTGGCAGACATTATTTATACCTTGCAGCGCCATGGCCAGCAGTACTACATCGTCGTGGACCGCGATCAACATCATATCCGTGGTGTGGTGTCGTCGACTGAAATCTCCCGCCGGTTACATACGCCGGTTTACGTCGAGCGTCAGCCCAGTGTGGCGGACATCCTTTCCCTCGTACGAGGCTAA
- a CDS encoding DMT family transporter produces MSQTKSAMMTLHFSVLLMGATGLFSQLIKLPAWDITGYRTAIASVVLFAWLIWRERSIGLGSLRDYLRMFLLGVLLCIHWITFFHSMQVSSVAVGMISLYAYPVMTVFLEPWIKRIRLDWRDVISGVLVLVGIYLLVPEFDLTNTTTQGVLWGVLSALVFALRNLLLGHWFRGQSATRSMSYQVLIVALLMTPVMVFSRHEPTPHDWWLLIGLGIVFTAYTHTLLGSALRYLKAKTVGLVACLQPVYAVIYEILILQSYPDLTTLFGGAIIVAAAIYESVREHHKATAAA; encoded by the coding sequence ATGTCGCAAACCAAATCCGCCATGATGACGCTGCATTTTTCGGTGTTATTGATGGGAGCCACGGGTTTATTCTCGCAGTTGATCAAATTACCCGCCTGGGATATCACCGGTTATCGCACAGCGATTGCCTCGGTGGTGTTGTTTGCCTGGCTCATCTGGCGTGAACGCAGCATCGGGCTGGGCTCGTTGCGCGATTACCTGCGCATGTTTCTCCTCGGCGTTTTGCTGTGCATCCACTGGATTACGTTTTTTCATTCCATGCAGGTTTCTTCCGTCGCGGTGGGCATGATTTCGCTCTACGCCTATCCGGTGATGACGGTATTTCTGGAGCCCTGGATCAAACGCATACGTCTCGACTGGCGCGATGTCATCAGCGGCGTGCTGGTACTGGTGGGGATTTATCTGCTGGTGCCGGAATTTGACCTGACCAATACCACCACGCAGGGTGTGCTGTGGGGCGTGCTCTCCGCCCTGGTCTTTGCACTGCGTAATCTGTTGCTCGGCCACTGGTTTCGCGGCCAATCTGCAACGCGCTCTATGAGTTATCAGGTGCTGATTGTTGCGCTGCTGATGACGCCGGTGATGGTATTTTCTCGCCACGAACCGACACCGCACGATTGGTGGTTGCTGATCGGTCTGGGCATTGTATTTACTGCCTATACGCACACCTTGTTGGGGTCAGCCTTGCGCTACCTCAAAGCCAAAACTGTAGGCCTGGTTGCTTGCTTACAGCCTGTTTATGCAGTGATTTATGAAATCCTGATCCTCCAATCCTACCCCGACCTGACAACGTTATTTGGTGGCGCCATCATCGTGGCGGCGGCCATTTATGAATCTGTGCGCGAACACCACAAGGCGACGGCGGCGGCATAA